From the genome of Schistocerca piceifrons isolate TAMUIC-IGC-003096 chromosome 6, iqSchPice1.1, whole genome shotgun sequence:
CtcatatttatacactcctggaaattgaaataggaacaccgtgaattcattgtcccaggaaggggaaactttattgacacattcctggggtcagatacatcacatgatcacactgacagaaccacaggcacatagacacaggcaacagagcatgcacaatgtcggcgctactacagtgtatatccacctttcgcagcaatgcaggctgctattctcccatggagacgatcgtagagatgctggatgtaatcctgtggaacggcttgccatgccatttccacctggcgcctcagttggaccagcgttcgtgctgggcgtgcagaccacgtgagacgacgcttcatccagtcccaaacatgctcaatgggggacagatccggagatcttgctggccagggtagttgacttacaccttctagagcacgttgggtggcacgggatacatgcggacgtgcattgtcctgttggaacagcaagttcccttgccggtttaggaatggtagaacgattggttcgatgacggtttggatgtaccgtgcactattcagtgtcccctcgacgatcaccagtggtgtacggccagtgtacgagatcgctccccacaccatgatgccgggtgttggccctgtgtgcctcggtcgtatgcagtcctgattgtggcgctcacccgcacggcgccaaacacgcatacgaccatcattggcaccaaggcagaagcgactctcatcgctgaaggcgacacgtctccattcgtccctccattcacgcctgtcgcgacaccactggaggcgggctgcacgatgttggggcgtgagcggaagacggcctaacggtgtgcgggaccgtagcccagcttcatggagacggttgcgaatggtcctcgccgataccccaggagcaacagtgtccctaatttgctgggaagtggcggtgcggtcccctacggcactgcgtaggatcctacggtcttggcgtgcatccgtgcgtcgctgcggtccggtcccaggtcgacgggcacgtgcaccttccgccgaccactggcgacaacatcgatgtactgtggagacctcacgccccacgtgttgagcaattcggcggtacgtccacccggcctcccgcatgcccactatacgccctcgctcaaagtccgtcaactgcacatacggttcacgtcgacgctgtcgcggcatgctaccagtgttaaagactgcgatggagctccgtatgccacggcaaactggctgacactgacggcggcggtgcacaaatgctgcgcagctagcgccattcgacggccaacaccgcggttcctggtgtgtccgctgtgccatgcgttgatcattgcttgtacagccctctcgcagtgtccggagcaagtatggtaggtctgacacaccggtgtcaatgtgttcttttttccatttccaggagtgtatattctacagttcctgagaaaacggggcGTTCATATAACCATTTTAAGATTGTCAAGATAGGGTGATACGAGTCCGCTTAAAGTTTATTTTTAGATCgacacagtttttttattttccttgaacCTTTTGGTCCTTACTGACAAGAAAGAATACAAAGTGATCcctggtaaaaaaaaagaaagaaaaaataattggAGACCACTGCTCTATGGTGTTCACGATAGAGAGGGTGCTGATGCGAGGGGCGCTTTGCAGGAGGAGGAACTGGAGACGGAGTTCGCAATGAGGCAGGCGGCGGTCGAAAAGAAGCGGCTGGAAGACGCCGAGCGGCACGTGTCGCTGCGCGACCTGTTCGCCACCAAGGCCAACCGGCGCGCCTTCGCCATTGGGATGGTGGTGTGCGCCAACCAGCAGCTGAGCGGCATCATCGCGGTGGTGTCGTACGCCGAGGGCATCTTCTCGGCGGCGGGCGGCGCCATCGACCCCGCGCTCAGCGCCGTCGTGGTGGGCGCCTCCCTGCTGGGCGGCGTCGCCGTCTCCACGCTGCTGACGGACCGCGCGGGCCGCCGCGCGCTGCTGTTGCTTAGCAACGCGGGCATCGCCGTCTCGACGGCGGCGCTGGGCGCCCACTTCTACGTGACGCGCGCCGGCGGCTGGTCGCCCGGCTGGCTGCCCATCGCCTCCCTGTGCGTCTTCGTCGTGACCGTCTCGCTGGGCGTCTACCCGGTGCCCTACGTCGTGCTCGCCGAGATCTTCTCGCAGCGCATCCGCGAACTGGCCACCTCGCTCGggctgacgctgctgtggggcgtgTGCTTCCTGGTCGCCAAGCTCTACCCGTCTGTGGCCGCTGCCTGGGGCGACCACGTCTGCTACTGGTTCTTCTGCGCCAGCTGCGTCGCCTGCGGGCTCTTCATCGCGCTGGTGATGCCCGAAACCAAGGGCCGCTCGCTCGAGGACATCCAGAACGACCTCGCGGCCGGCAGGCTCTGCGGCAGGAGGGCCAAGACCGAGGAGGCGATCTTCAGCTCGTCCAGATGGCTCACGCTCAGCGGCCAGAATCTCAGCGTCAACAATCAGAAGAAAGAGATCGTCTGGTGACCGTCTCCATCCGTAAGGGGCGTGCCATGACCTCGCGCCATCGGATCCGAATCTTGATCCGTCCATGTGATTCGGAAAGGCTCTACTATTTGTTATGTTGTACCTTTCACTTCGAAGACAGggtcgatgcagctctccaagctagtctatCGTGTGGAAATCTTTCGGTCTCCGCACGAGCACCGCAATCTGCGCCCAATTGCAGAggttcagttggttcaaatggatctgagcactatgggatctaacatctaaggccatcagtcccctagaacttagaactacttaaacctaactaacctaaggacatcacacacattcatgcccgaggcaggattcgaacctgcgagtgtagtgCCCAATTGCAGAGGTTTACTGTATTGTTTCCCACTACAATGTTCACCATCAAAGTATCCCTCCACAGCCAAATTAACTATTCGTTGATGCCTCATGATGCGCCCATTAGTCCATCATTGTTGAACTGTTATTTGGAAAAGTACTACTGTTTATGATGGTGCAGTATCCAGTTCGACATTACGTCAGTCCTGCTCTCCACACTAATTTATCTCCAGCTAACCAGCTAACACTTACAACCTTCTTTACGTTCGCAAATGTTTTACTATAGTCAAACTCCAGTCTCCTTTGCACTGCCACTCCTAAGAAAGTCTTTCATAAGCCTTTACAGTCTCTTACCCATGTTGTACTATAAACTCACTACTCTCTCATTCGATAAAGAGCTTAATTTATTACCCATTCTACCCATCCCAACCTCTTCTCCAACCTCACAGTATCTTCCTGGGTgttctgtttatcgtccatgtttcacttacacgttgtccgcccccggtagctgaatggtatgccggcacggtagctcagcgtgttcggtcagagggtttagctaccatctgtaattaaaaaaaactgagtgaatggatcaaagaACAGCCTGAACGAGTGCCATCGGACATCCGCCAcaaacaaagtcaacgaacaatatagaacaaaatgagattaaaaaaaaaaaaaagtggtcagcgtgacatactgtcaatcctaaggacccgggttcgattcccggctgggtcggagattttctccgctcagggactgggtgttgtgttgtcccaatcatcatcatcatcatcatctcatcctcatcgacgcgcaagtcgacgaaatggcgtcaaatcgaaagacttgcactacgCGGGCGGCCTACCCGATTGGAGGCCCtcatcacacgccattattattacttACGCGTTCTACAGTTAACACTACAATATACctcaatttatatttgatgttaacatttTAGTCCTCTTCAGAAGTGTTTTTCCTACTGACATTCTACATTTTATCTCCTCCCGTTATGATACACAACAGGCAtctgggttatttccaagaatgattgcctatcgaagtcgtggggtccaaacgatacatatcgagcgtGCGATCGTAAGTCGAccatgcgactctggtggcaggagttatgagtatgtttacgttggtcactactgtaacaacaaaagaaaagcgttacaaaaatactt
Proteins encoded in this window:
- the LOC124803401 gene encoding facilitated trehalose transporter Tret1-like, whose product is MSVLRQFAATVIVDVSCCMLFGVVAGWTSSALPLLQSDASPLGVPLTVEEGSWVGAVSTLTGTVGTPLFGLCVARYGCKPSAFLAAALMLGSWVLILVGQHVAVLIVSRALAGVSGAGGFVVCGAYVRDISEDAVRGSLCSFLVIAYIIGLLCSYALPLALSYTMTAVVSLVLSAASLAGLFWLPDTPWYYFSKGRPDEAKASLRWFRVGKTEEELETEFAMRQAAVEKKRLEDAERHVSLRDLFATKANRRAFAIGMVVCANQQLSGIIAVVSYAEGIFSAAGGAIDPALSAVVVGASLLGGVAVSTLLTDRAGRRALLLLSNAGIAVSTAALGAHFYVTRAGGWSPGWLPIASLCVFVVTVSLGVYPVPYVVLAEIFSQRIRELATSLGLTLLWGVCFLVAKLYPSVAAAWGDHVCYWFFCASCVACGLFIALVMPETKGRSLEDIQNDLAAGRLCGRRAKTEEAIFSSSRWLTLSGQNLSVNNQKKEIVW